A stretch of Lactuca sativa cultivar Salinas chromosome 6, Lsat_Salinas_v11, whole genome shotgun sequence DNA encodes these proteins:
- the LOC111891431 gene encoding LRR receptor-like serine/threonine-protein kinase RGI5 — MDKLSNFFSFLILSLYVSLPPPVSSLSPDGQTLLSLLTSADSLSKTSSAVLSSWNSSSITPCSWQGVTCSPQNRVISLSIPNTFLNLSFIPPQLSSLSSLQLLNLSSTNISGQIPPSFGSFPHLRLLDLSSNSIFGNIPPELGQLSSLQFLYLDSNQLSGKIPPQLSNLSSLQYFCIQDNLINSTIPPQLGSLVSLQEFRIGGNPYLTGEIPSELGFLSNLTTFGVAATGLSGVIPATFKNMISLQTLAIYDTEITGSIPPELGLCSELRNLYLHMNKLNGPIPRELGKLQKLTSLLLWGNSLTGTIPPELSNCSSLVVFDVSANELSGQIPNELGRLTVLEELHLSENSLTGPIPPELSNCTSLTAIQLDKNQISGEIPWQIGNLKMLQSFFLWGNMVSGMIPSSFGNCTELYSLDLSKNKLTGEIPDEIFGLKKLSKLLLLGNSLSGKVPKSVGKCQSLVRLRLGENQLSGPIPKEIGQLPNLVFLDLYTNHFSGVLPNEIGNITVLELLDIHNNHISGEIPPELGELVNLEQLDLSQNGFTGEIPASFGNFSYLNKLILNNNLLTGIIPASIKNLQKLTLLDLSSNSLSGQIPPEIGSITSLTISLDLSWNRFQGEIPESINGLTQLQSLDLSHNSFHGKIMILSSLTSLTSLNISYNNFSGPIPVTPFFRTLTPESFIQNTGLCESIDGYSCSSRSPTRNRLKSAKTACLVIVILISISIVAAATWIFMSRNRYMIKNSLPDQNPDSRGDDFSYPWTFIPFTKLGFSIDNILDCLKDENVIGKGCSGVVYKAEMPNGEIIAVKKLWKTRKDEEPAIDSFSAEIQILGHIRHRNIVKLLGYCSNRSVKLLLYNHIANGNLQQLLLTNRNLDWETRYKIAVGSAQGLAYLHHDCVPAILHRDVKCNNILLDCKYEAYLADFGLAKLMSTTNYQHAMSRVAGSYGYIAPEYGYTMNITEKSDVYSYGVVLLEILSGRSAVENRVREGSHIVEWVKKKMGSFEPAITILDTKLQGLPDQMVQEMLQTLGIAMFCVNSSPSERPTMKEVVALLMEVKSSPEEWGKTSQPLMKQSSTHS, encoded by the exons ATGGATaaactttcaaactttttcaGTTTCTTGATTCTCTCTCTCTACGTTTCTCTCCCGCCACCAGTCTCCTCCCTCTCTCCCGACGGTCAAACGCTACTCTCACTCCTCACCTCCGCCGattctctctctaaaacctcATCCGCCGTTCTTTCGTCATGGAACTCATCTTCAATAACACCGTGTTCATGGCAAGGCGTCACATGTTCACCACAAAACAGAGTCATTTCTCTCTCTATCCCAAACACATTCCTCAATCTCTCCTTTATCCCACCACaactctcttctctctcctcCCTGCAACTTCTCAACCTCTCATCCACCAATATCTCCGGCCAAATTCCTCCGTCGTTCGGCTCTTTCCCACACCTCCGCCTCCTAGATCTCTCTTCAAACTCCATCTTCGGAAACATTCCGCCGGAGCTCGGCCAACTGAGTTCCCTTCAGTTCCTTTATCTCGACTCCAATCAACTCTCCGGCAAAATCCCACCTCAGCTTTCAAATCTTTCATCCCTCCAATACTTTTGTATCCAAGATAATCTCATAAACAGCACCATTCCACCTCAACTCGGATCATTGGTTTCCCTCCAAGAGTTTCGAATCGGAGGTAACCCGTATTTGACCGGAGAGATTCCGTCGGAATTAGGTTTTTTATCCAATCTCACCACTTTTGGAGTTGCAGCCACCGGACTTTCCGGGGTGATTCCGGCGACATTCAAGAACATGATCAGTCTCCAAACATTAGCCATTTACGATACAGAGATCACCGGTTCAATCCCACCGGAACTTGGGTTGTGCTCAGAGCTTAGAAACTTGTACCTTCACATGAATAAACTTAATGGTCCGATCCCACGTGAATTGGGAAAGCTTCAGAAGCTCACTAGCTTACTTCTATGGGGGAATTCCCTCACCGGAACAATCCCGCCGGAGCTTTCAAACTGTTCATCACTAGTTGTATTCGATGTCTCTGCTAATGAACTGAGTGGTCAAATCCCAAATGAATTAGGAAGGTTAACCGTTCTTGAAGAGCTTCATCTGTCGGAGAATTCATTAACCGGCCCAATTCCACCGGAGCTCAGCAACTGCACAAGCCTTACAGCGATTCAGCTTGACAAAAACCAAATCTCCGGCGAAATTCCATGGCAAATTGGAAACTTAAAGATGTTACAGAGCTTCTTCTTGTGGGGAAACATGGTTTCCGGCATGATTCCATCATCTTTCGGCAACTGCACTGAGCTTTACTCGCTTGATCTTTCCAAAAACAAGCTCACAGGTGAAATCCCAGATGAAATATTCGGGTTAAAGAAACTGAGCAAACTGTTACTACTTGGGAATTCACTGTCGGGTAAAGTTCCTAAAAGCGTCGGGAAATGTCAATCATTAGTTAGATTAAGGCTTGGAGAGAATCAACTTTCGGGTCCAATTCCTAAAGAAATAGGACAATTACCAAATCTTGTGTTTCTTGATTTATACACGAATCATTTCTCAGGTGTTTTACCAAATGAAATCGGTAACATTACAGTTCTTGAGCTCTTGGATATTCATAACAATCACATTTCCGGCGAAATCCCGCCTGAGTTAGGCGAGTTGGTGAACCTCGAGCAGCTCGATTTGAGTCAAAATGGATTCACCGGTGAAATTCCGGCGAGTTTCGGTAACTTCAGTTACTTAAATAAACTCATCCTCAACAACAATCTACTCACTGGTATAATCCCGGCATCCATTAAAAACCTGCAAAAGTTAACACTTCTTGATCTGAGTTCCAACAGTCTTTCCGGTCAAATCCCACCTGAAATCGGGTCAATCACAAGCTTAACCATTAGTCTTGACTTGAGCTGGAACCGATTCCAAGGTGAAATACCCGAGTCAATCAACGGGTTGACTCAGTTACAATCACTCGATCTTTCACACAACTCCTTTCATGGCAAAATTATGATCTTGAGTTCACTTACTTCCCTCACTTCCCTCAACATTTCCTACAACAACTTCTCCGGTCCAATTCCAGTGACACCATTTTTCCGAACCCTAACGCCGGAATCATTCATTCAGAACACGGGTCTTTGCGAATCAATCGACGGGTATTCCTGTTCTTCACGTTCACCCACAAGAAACCGATTAAAATCAGCAAAAACTGCATGTTTAGTGATCGTAATTCTCATTTCCATTAGCATCGTCGCCGCCGCTACCTGGATCTTCATGTCAAGAAACCGGTACATGATCAAGAATTCTTTACCCGACCAAAATCCCGACTCCCGGGGCGACGATTTTTCATACCCGTGGACGTTTATACCCTTCACAAAGCTCGGATTTTCAATCGATAACATCTTGGATTGCTTAAAAGACGAGAACGTGATCGGAAAAGGGTGTTCAGGCGTTGTATACAAAGCGGAAATGCCAAACGGAGAGATTATTGCAGTCAAGAAGCTATGGAAAACCAGAAAAGATGAAGAACCCGCAATCGATTCTTTTTCAGCAGAGATTCAGATTCTAGGTCACATTCGGCATAGAAATATCGTCAAACTTTTAGGGTATTGTTCCAATAGAAGCGTAAAGCTTTTGCTTTACAATCATATTGCAAATGGGAATTTACAGCAGTTGTTGTTAACTAATCGGAATTTGGATTGGGAAACGAGGTATAAGATTGCTGTTGGATCTGCACAAGGGCTTGCATATCTTCATCATGATTGTGTTCCTGCGATTCTTCATAGAGATGTGAAgtgtaacaacattcttcttgATTGCAAATACGAAGCTTATTTGGCTGATTTTGGGCTAGCGAAGCTCATGAGTACTACAAATTATCAGCATGCCATGTCAAGGGTAGCTGGATCCTACGGATACATCGCTCCAG AATATGGCTACACGATGAACATAACGGAGAAGAGTGATGTTTATAGTTATGGGGTGGTGTTGTTAGAGATCTTGAGTGGGCGTAGTGCTGTTGAAAATCGGGTAAGAGAGGGTTCACATATAGTCGAATGGGTGAAAAAGAAAATGGGAAGCTTTGAGCCTGCAATAACAATACTTGACACAAAGCTTCAAGGTCTACCCGATCAAATGGTGCAAGAAATGCTACAAACACTTGGGATTGCAATGTTTTGTGTGAACTCTTCGCCTTCCGAGAGACCTACAATGAAAGAAGTGGTTGCATTGTTGATGGAAGTTAAGAGTTCACCCGAAGAATGGGGGAAAACTTCACAACCTTTAATGAAACAATCATCTACTCATAGTTAA